The Carassius auratus strain Wakin unplaced genomic scaffold, ASM336829v1 scaf_tig00021987, whole genome shotgun sequence genome includes a region encoding these proteins:
- the LOC113077225 gene encoding UPF0688 protein C1orf174 homolog yields MRAKQIVVGSHRLRVRGTVSLNTPGVKSSVKKAVRRSVLRGLVQRSASDLASAAQQMAGDGGEAKRRPKRPFRGGVEKSGSTMNENVKIQSDKKTSGERRGKENSAAKCTALTGGYAEAKMDQTVIHSPQTREDPSIFFDEDSNHIFPVEQFFGNIDVVQDYPRRTPGSDRMSRRKYRSMHYYAKEESEDEQL; encoded by the exons ATGAGGGCAAAGCAG ATTGTCGTTGGGAGCCACAGACTGCGAGTGCGCGGCACTGTCTCTTTAAACACGCCTGGTGTAAAAAGTTCAGTCAAG AAGGCTGTGCGGAGGAGTGTTCTGCGCGGTTTGGTGCAGAGATCGGCGTCTGATCTCGCGAGCGCAGCGCAGCAGATGGCTGGCGACGGCGGGGAGGCCAAACGTCGTCCAAAGAGACCGTTTCGCGGCGGAGTAGAGAAATCTGGCTCGACCATGAATGAAAACGTCAAAATTCAGTCCGATAAAAAGACTTCGGGTGAACGGCGCGGTAAGGAAAACTCTGCCGCCAAGTGTACTGCTTTGACAGGCGGCTATGCAGAGGCAAAGATGGACCAGACCGTCATTCACAGTCCCCAAACGCGAGAGGACCCGAGCATTTTCTTCGACGAGGACAGCAATCACATTTTCCCAGTAGAGCAGTTCTTTGGGAACATAGATGTTGTTCAG GATTACCCACGCAGAACCCCAGGAAGCGATAGAATGAGTCGGAGAAAGTACAGGAGCATGCATTACTATGccaaagaggagagtgaagacgaGCAGCTATGA
- the LOC113077220 gene encoding LOW QUALITY PROTEIN: centrosomal protein of 104 kDa-like (The sequence of the model RefSeq protein was modified relative to this genomic sequence to represent the inferred CDS: inserted 1 base in 1 codon): MPHKIDFSVISWSGHEGNYSGKNLMVHGPTVSGWRSTRFCPFPQEIILQLVERCRIRKLQLLAHQYLIPSKIEFHIGDRLPESSSPQQTHSLHRLGYVSLSDNEKTGFRARELKSVHVDAVGSYLKLTFHRNHVNQYNSYNQVALVALNILGDPVDGNEIWTALSKDQLIDQYLNNSQYSSALDGTHTGLSSYKCDSISPLDDLAFDMYQDPEVAHIIRLLDQKKQDMVREERFDLAKKLKQAIADLQKVGERLGRYDVEKHSAIEREDYDTAKQKKEQMEAYRLTVYQQLELHDLLDISQIQRIPELSNSEFPSPRVGTQKHMPHLADSPKKRRQRQRVKETDEQDTSKAASPKHTVAQTPLSPPHFPKTDTSSLPYDERPLPALRKRSSEQPVSELDEMPPLTDTTTPSSLGATGQPEPLTEKAQREASLPIDIYGDSLVAGAYSKTWSYREDALLTVYKKLLEVPRGTPKAELRSMTRAAVFLCKKALTDKVSSVFLASLNLLRMILSEFIPNHQLGKSEISHCVEQTWNNLLSRTGESALRLRTPAITFIQEMALFKEVRAVQMVPVELVRPMQSSASTRLALSRLELLEKLLEQLGTKDSGFTLDNVMRFLAGGLEHSAAPVRELSVRVVLAMYGLHGKAVLNYLPPDDTSTRKNVLYKNLFDSLAKLDGNTINTQKPKKGSEKEDGEKEKEEIRSLQEQLAVLKEISEKGKDNTRVPEKKXEKATKSAGVKKVNQSVPADVKGSEPSVANFLDNLCIFCGERDESFTEDGLDLHYWKHCPMLQRCLQCRQVVEIASLTEHLLTECEQRANFTQCPLCSEALTRDELTEHAQSASCNPPASGENCNHCPLCHENFTSGEEVWKSHLMGIEGCKQNSRRRAVQQSTLSHTQGKTVSTAIAKTTTVISESKTRGLGRGSRIPAPASRTNRHTRIPPGKASTHRLLQA, encoded by the exons ATGCCTCATAAGATAGACTTCTCTGTGATAAGCTGGTCTGGTCATGAAGGAAACTACAGTGGCAAAAATCTGATGGTCCACGGGCCCACTGTCAGTGGCTGGAGATCCACCAG GTTCTGTCCATTCCCTCAGGAAATCATATTGCAGTTGGTTGAGAGATGTCGAATCAGGAAACTCCAGCTACTGGCCCATCAGTACCTGATCCCATCCAAGATCGAGTTCCACATTGGAGACAGACTGCCGGAGTCCAGCTCGCCCCAACAGACCCATAGTCTTCACAGATTGGG GTACGTGTCTCTCTCTGACAACGAGAAGACTGGTTTCAGAGCCAGAGAGCTGAAGTCTGTTCATGTTGATGCTGTTGGGTCTTACTTGAAGCTCACCTTTCACAGAAACCATGTTAATCAATACAACAGCTACAATCAG GTTGCATTGGTGGCCCTAAATATTTTGGGTGACCCTGTGGATGGAAATGAGATTTGGACAGCA CTAAGCAAAGATCAGCTGATTGATCAGTATCTAAACAACAGCCAATACAGCTCAGCTTTGGACGGCACACACACTGG GCTCTCAAGTTATAAATGTGACTCTATCTCGCCGCTCGATGACTTGGCGTTTGACATGTATCAGGACCCTGAGGTGGCCCACATCATTCGTTTACTGGACCAGAAAAAACAGGACATGGTTCGAGAGGAAAGATTTGATCTGGCCAAAAAACTCAAACAAGCTATCGCAGACCTCCAAAAG gtGGGTGAGCGTTTGGGCCGGTATGATGTGGAGAAACACAGTGCCATAGAACGAGAGGACTATGACACAGCTAAGCAGAAAAAGGAACAAATGGAAGCTTACAGGCTCACAGTCTACCAGCAGCTGGAGCTCCATGACCTGCTGGACATCAGTCAG ATCCAGAGAATTCCCGAGCTTTCCAACTCTGAGTTTCCCTCTCCACGTGTTGGGACACAGAAACACATGCCTCATCTAGCAGACTCACCCAAGAAGAGAAGACAGAGGCAACGTGTGAAGGAGACTGATGAGCAGGACACTTCAAAAGCAGCTAGCCCCAAACATACAGTCGCCCAAACACCCCTCTCTCCTCCTCACTTCCCAAAGACCGAT ACCAGTTCTCTTCCTTATGACGAGAGGCCTTTACCTGCTCTTAGGAAGAGGTCGAGTGAGCAGCCAGTCAGTGAGCTCGATGAGATGCCCCCTCTGACGGACACAACCACCCCATCTAGCCTTGGGGCCACAGGACAACCAGAACCGCTCACAGAGAAAGCTCAGAGAGAGGCCAGTCTGCCCATCGACATCTATGGAGACAGTCTG GTGGCCGGGGCCTATTCCAAGACGTGGTCCTACAGGGAGGATGCTTTGCTGACAGTCTACAAGAAACTGTTGGAGGTTCCACGTGGAACCCCAAAAGCAGAACTGCGGAGCATGACAAGAGCAGCTGTGTTCCTCTGCAAGAAAGCTCTCACAGATAAAGTGTCATCT GTGTTTCTTGCATCTCTGAATCTGCTTCGAATGATTCTGAGTGAGTTTATTCCCAACCATCAGCTGGGCAAATCTGAGATCAGTCATTGTGTGGAACAGACTTGGAATAATCTGCTCTCCAGGACCGGAGAATCAGCCCTGAGACTGAGAACCCCAGCTATTACCTTCATACAG GAAATGGCTTTATTTAAGGAGGTGCGAGCTGTGCAGATGGTTCCTGTGGAGCTCGTGAGGCCCATGCAGAGCAGTGCATCCACCAGACTGGCGCTGAGCAGACTGGAACTGCTGGAGAAGCTTCTGGAACAGCTGGGCACCAAGGACTCTGGCTTCACCCTTGACAACGTCATGCGG tTTCTGGCAGGTGGTCTGGAGCACAGTGCTGCCCCGGTGCGGGAACTCTCTGTGAGAGTTGTCCTGGCTATGTACGGTCTTCATGGAAAAGCAGTTCTGAATTATCTGCCACCTGATGACACCAGCACACGTAAAAATGTCCTCTACAAGAACCTTTTTGACTCACTTGCAAAATTAGATGGAAACACCATCAACACACAG AAGCCAAAAAAAGGGTCAGAAAAAgaagatggagagaaagaaaaagaggaaatcagGAGCTTGCAAGAGCAGCTTGCAGTGCTGAAGGAGATCAGT GAGAAAGGGAAGGACAATACTAGAGTACCTGAGAAAA CTGAGAAGGCAACCAAATCAG CAGGTGTTAAGAAGGTAAACCAGTCTGTACCTGCTGATGTGAAAGGCAGCGAACCATCTGTTGCTAACTTCTTAGACAA TCTGTGTATTTTCTGTGGAGAGAGAGATGAATCATTCACTGAGGATGGACTCGACCTGCACTACTGGAAACACTGCCCGATGCTGCAGCGCTGCCTTCAGTGcagacag GTGGTGGAGATTGCAAGCCTGACAGAGCACTTGCTGACTGAGTGTGAGCAGAGGGCAAATTTTACCCAGTGTCCTCTCTGCTCTGAAGCTCTCACCCGAGATGAGCTAACTGAACATGCTCAAAGCGCTTCTTGCAATC CACCTGCTTCTGGAGAAAATTGTAATCACTGTCCTCTCTGCCATGAAAACTTCACCTCAGGGGAGGAG GTCTGGAAGTCTCACCTCATGGGAATTGAGGGTTGTAAACAGAACTCACGGAGGAGAGCGGTACAGCAgagcactctctcacacacacaag GAAAAACGGTCAGCACAGCTATAGCTAAAACAACAACGGTCATATCAGAGTCCAAGACTCGAGGGCTGGGCAGGGGCAGTCGTATCCCCGCTCCTGCTTCTAGGACCAACAGACACACCAGAATTCCTCCAGGCAAGGCTTCTACCCACAGACTACTACAGGCATAG